In Choloepus didactylus isolate mChoDid1 chromosome X, mChoDid1.pri, whole genome shotgun sequence, a genomic segment contains:
- the LOC119523607 gene encoding LOW QUALITY PROTEIN: DDB1- and CUL4-associated factor 12-like protein 2 (The sequence of the model RefSeq protein was modified relative to this genomic sequence to represent the inferred CDS: inserted 1 base in 1 codon; substituted 1 base at 1 genomic stop codon) encodes MFPKQTSSRKRKAPATEAGAGRSSSXGLAAADGKRLLLPKKQKRPASRRSLVHYLKGREVGAHGCARLLGLEGQLRGYAVQKLPELLMESELSLGTLNKVFAAQWLNARQVVCSTKCNTLFVVDMQSSQITRIPLMRDGGPGLAQAQPSCCIHAIELNPSKTLLATGGENPNSLAIYQLPPLDPVCLGDRHGHKDWIFTITWISDTVAVSGSRDGTMALWQMDPDMFSGSIASHNDVGLPVYAHIRPKDMETIPRAITNPTNCKVRALAFSGKNQELGSVSLDGYFHLYKARSTLTRLLSFRLPYCRENVCLTYCDELSLYAVGSQSQVPLDPRQHQQNIRPLCLXEGGTGVRSLRFYQHVITVGTGHGSLLFCDIRTQKFLEERASGSTNFSPGPAGRKLRLISGRGWLNHYDIWVNYIGGIGEFPNALYTQCYNWPEMKLFVAGGTLPLGFHGNYEGL; translated from the exons ATGTTTCCCAAGCAAACAAGTAGCAGGAAGCGGAAAGCGCCCGCCACTGAGGCAGGTGCTGGGAGGTCATCGT CAGGACTTGCGGCGGCTGACGGAAAGCGGCTGCTGCTGCCCAAGAAACAGAAGCGGCCGGCCTCGCGGCGCTCTCTGGTGCACTATCTGAAGGGCCGCGAGGTGGGTGCACATGGCTGCGCCAGGCTCCTGGGCCTCGAGGGCCAGCTGCGCGGCTATGCGGTGCAGAAGCTGCCCGAGCTTCTGATGGAGAGCGAGCTGTCGCTGGGCACCCTCAACAAGGTGTTCGCGGCGCAGTGGCTGAACGCCAGGCAAGTGGTGTGCAGCACCAAGTGCAACACACTCTTCGTAGTGGACATGCAGTCGAGCCAGATCACTCGCATCCCCCTGATGCGGGATGGGGGGCCCGGACTGGCCCAGGCCCAGCCGAGCTGCTGCATCCACGCCATTGAGTTGAACCCCTCCAAGACGCTGTTGGCCACGGGGGGCGAGAACCCCAACAGCCTGGCCATCTACCAGCTGCCCCCCCTAGATCCCGTGTGCCTGGGTGACCGCCACGGGCACAAGGACTGGATCTTCACCATCACCTGGATAAGCGACACGGTGGCTGTGAGCGGCTCCCGCGACGGCACCATGGCGCTGTGGCAGATGGACCCTGACATGTTCAGCGGCAGCATCGCCTCCCACAACGACGTGGGGCTTCCCGTGTACGCCCACATTCGGCCGAAGGACATGGAAACCATTCCCAGGGCCATCACCAACCCCACCAATTGCAAGGTGCGGGCCCTGGCCTTCAGCGGCAAGAACCAGGAGCTAGGATCAGTGTCCTTGGATGGCTACTTCCACCTGTATAAGGCCAGAAGCACCCTAACCAGGCTGCTGTCATTCAGGCTTCCTTACTGCCGCGAGAATGTGTGCCTGACCTACTGCGATGAGTTGTCCCTGTACGCAGTGGGCTCCCAGTCCCAAGTCCCTTTGGATCCGCGCCAGCACCAGCAGAACATCCGGCCCCTGTGCTTGTGAGAAGGTGGCACCGGCGTGCGCTCGCTGAGGTTCTACCAGCATGTCATCACTGTCGGCACGGGCCATGGCTCCCTGCTTTTCTGTGACATCCGCACCCAGAAGTTCCTGGAAGAGAGGGCCTCAGGCAGTACGAACTTCTCTCCTGGTCCTGCAGGGAGGAAGCTCAGGCTCATCTCTGGCAGAGGCTGGCTCAACCACTATGACATTTGGGTGAACTACATTGGCGGCATCGGCGAGTTCCCCAATGCGCTCTACACCCAGTGCTACAATTGGCCAGAAATGAAGCTCTTCGTGGCTGGAGGGACTCTCCCTTTAGGTTTCCACGGAAACTATGAAGGCCTTTAG